The following coding sequences lie in one Novosphingobium sp. genomic window:
- a CDS encoding LysR family transcriptional regulator, translated as MNRMMDWEDQRAFLAVLEEGSLSAAARRLRVTQPTVRARLEALEAALGSKLFTRSVRGLVPTAQARALGEAARAMARASQAFERSASAPPGEIAGVVRLSVSDFIGVAVLPAMLARLRQRHPALILEIETSNRAANLLEQEVDLAVRMTPPRQAALVARKVPSIALGFYAHVDYLAARGMPGAAEELNRHDLIGPDRSAMDLEAITHVLPDLDRQRFTLRMDSHPAQLAAVQAGLGIGVIQRAIGDRDPTLRAVLPDFAIGALETWIVMHEDLRDMPRVRAVFDHLAAEFDAYGKG; from the coding sequence ATGAACCGAATGATGGACTGGGAAGATCAACGCGCCTTTCTCGCCGTGCTTGAGGAAGGGAGCCTGTCCGCTGCGGCGCGGCGCCTGCGGGTCACCCAGCCCACCGTGCGGGCACGGCTCGAGGCGCTTGAAGCTGCGTTGGGCAGCAAGCTGTTCACCCGCTCGGTGCGCGGCCTCGTGCCCACCGCGCAGGCCAGGGCACTTGGCGAGGCAGCGCGCGCCATGGCCCGTGCCTCGCAGGCTTTCGAGCGCAGTGCCAGCGCGCCACCCGGCGAAATTGCCGGCGTGGTGCGCCTGAGCGTCTCGGACTTCATCGGCGTCGCAGTGCTGCCGGCAATGCTGGCCCGCTTGCGCCAGCGCCATCCTGCACTGATCCTCGAGATCGAGACCAGCAACCGCGCCGCCAACCTGCTCGAACAGGAGGTTGATCTGGCGGTGAGGATGACGCCGCCACGTCAGGCCGCGCTCGTCGCGCGTAAGGTGCCGTCGATCGCGCTCGGCTTCTACGCGCATGTCGATTATCTGGCAGCGCGCGGCATGCCCGGCGCGGCGGAGGAGCTGAACCGGCACGATCTGATCGGGCCGGACAGATCCGCGATGGACCTAGAGGCGATCACCCACGTACTTCCCGATCTCGACAGGCAGCGTTTCACCCTGCGGATGGACAGCCATCCCGCGCAGCTTGCAGCGGTGCAGGCCGGGCTCGGCATTGGCGTCATCCAGCGCGCAATCGGCGACCGTGATCCCACGCTGCGCGCCGTTCTGCCGGATTTCGCCATCGGCGCGCTTGAAACATGGATCGTCATGCACGAGGATCTGCGCGACATGCCCCGCGTCCGTGCGGTCTTCGATCATCTGGCCGCCGAGTTCGATGCTTATGGGAAAGGGTGA
- a CDS encoding cupin domain-containing protein encodes MSHPQRNLLAVRAAEAPARTRPSNYPEPFASMMSGRIKRPLGDLFGIQSFGANHVTLPPGAVSALHHRHSVQDEFVMVLTGEITLVHDDGELVMTPGMCAGFPREGTAHHLVNRSNVEATYLEVGDRQSGDSVSYPRDDLEAVREGTSWRFTHKDGQPY; translated from the coding sequence ATGTCTCATCCACAGCGCAATCTGCTTGCAGTGCGTGCAGCCGAAGCGCCTGCAAGAACCAGGCCGTCCAACTATCCTGAACCCTTCGCCTCCATGATGAGCGGGCGTATCAAACGTCCGCTCGGTGACCTGTTCGGAATCCAGAGCTTTGGTGCGAACCATGTTACGCTGCCGCCCGGGGCGGTGTCAGCCCTTCACCACCGGCATTCCGTTCAGGATGAGTTCGTGATGGTGCTGACAGGCGAGATCACGCTGGTCCATGATGATGGTGAACTGGTTATGACGCCGGGCATGTGCGCGGGGTTTCCTCGTGAGGGCACCGCGCATCATCTGGTCAACCGTTCCAACGTGGAAGCGACCTATCTCGAAGTCGGCGACCGGCAGTCGGGTGACAGCGTGTCCTATCCACGCGATGATCTGGAAGCCGTGAGAGAGGGCACAAGCTGGCGTTTCACCCATAAGGATGGCCAACCTTATTGA
- a CDS encoding LysR family transcriptional regulator → MPMNCELLDLRALIAVADERSFMRAAQQLHLSQPALSRRIQKLEQAVGTVLVERTTRTVRLTSAGQQVVPLIRRMLQEMDGSLVGLMAQGEKAAGRITLASVPSATVQFLPQVLQNFANDYRHTRVRILDLSATECAEAVRTGEAEFGLSLPVGPDSDLSYTPLHQDPYGLVCRRDDTLATAPSLGWRDLEDQRLVTVHRASGNRTTLEGGLAAQGINLTWFYEVTRLTSALALVSAGLGPSVLPRLACTGPESGELVWRPLCDPTIRRTIGVLQRPGAHLSPAATRLIDLLSKAWEQAQPS, encoded by the coding sequence ATGCCCATGAACTGCGAATTACTCGATCTGCGCGCGCTCATCGCCGTGGCCGACGAACGCAGCTTCATGCGAGCGGCACAGCAACTCCATTTGTCTCAGCCGGCGCTGAGTCGGCGGATCCAGAAGCTTGAGCAGGCGGTGGGGACGGTTCTGGTTGAACGCACGACCCGTACCGTCCGCCTCACGTCCGCGGGCCAACAGGTCGTACCGCTGATCCGCCGAATGCTACAGGAGATGGACGGCTCACTGGTGGGGTTGATGGCCCAGGGGGAAAAGGCCGCCGGACGCATCACACTTGCAAGCGTCCCCAGCGCAACCGTCCAGTTCCTGCCGCAGGTGCTGCAGAATTTTGCCAATGACTATCGTCACACCAGGGTCCGCATCCTTGATCTGTCCGCCACGGAATGCGCGGAGGCGGTCCGCACCGGCGAAGCCGAGTTTGGCCTGTCCCTTCCGGTGGGCCCAGATTCGGACCTTTCCTACACGCCGCTGCATCAGGATCCCTATGGGCTTGTGTGCCGCCGAGACGATACCTTGGCTACCGCTCCGTCGCTTGGCTGGCGCGATCTTGAGGATCAAAGACTGGTGACGGTTCACCGCGCCAGCGGCAACCGTACCACCCTGGAGGGCGGTCTCGCCGCGCAAGGCATCAACTTGACGTGGTTTTACGAGGTAACACGCCTGACATCGGCCTTGGCCCTGGTTAGCGCAGGCCTTGGCCCCTCGGTGTTGCCCCGCCTCGCCTGCACAGGGCCAGAGTCCGGTGAACTGGTATGGCGACCTTTGTGCGACCCCACGATAAGACGCACAATCGGCGTGCTCCAGCGTCCAGGCGCTCACCTCTCCCCCGCGGCAACGCGGCTGATCGACCTTCTCTCTAAAGCCTGGGAACAGGCCCAGCCATCGTGA
- a CDS encoding cation:dicarboxylase symporter family transporter, which yields MLRHLYGQVIVGALAGILVGHFWPHFGVELAPLGIGFIKTMRMMVPPIMFCTIVDGIVLHGGALRTGTTVIRALVVFLAITVTALLAGLISASVLHPGAGLTLPPVLPGVVDAHQQLAGVPIHGAGDFLLRMVPDTFFSAFTAGDILPVLFIAGLVGFGLLHLGEAGAPITQGIRALAKLQFAIVGFLLRIAPLGAFGAVAYTVGAYGIGFISSLGMLVATFALACVGLSVALLVVVRARTGLSPLGLLRHFRDEFLIVAGTSSSEVVLPRLMTKLEGLGAEPAVVGLVVPLGYTLNLAGTGVYLIVATLFLAEALHIPLPPERIALYLAVMLVTSKASAGVIGSGFSALLLTLSLLPDVPVGAAAMLIAVDRLLSTMRALTSGIANISATLLVACWNGGKLTMAGPVPRL from the coding sequence TTGCTGCGGCATCTTTATGGGCAGGTCATCGTTGGCGCGTTGGCCGGCATTTTGGTTGGCCATTTCTGGCCACACTTTGGCGTCGAGCTGGCGCCGTTAGGCATCGGCTTCATCAAGACAATGCGCATGATGGTGCCACCCATCATGTTCTGCACCATTGTCGACGGCATCGTGCTGCATGGTGGCGCCCTGCGCACCGGTACCACCGTGATACGCGCCCTTGTCGTTTTTCTGGCGATCACCGTGACGGCCTTGTTGGCAGGGCTGATCTCGGCCAGCGTGCTTCATCCCGGCGCCGGGCTGACGCTGCCGCCGGTGCTACCGGGCGTTGTGGATGCGCATCAACAACTGGCAGGGGTTCCGATTCATGGCGCTGGTGACTTCCTCCTCCGCATGGTGCCAGACACCTTCTTTTCGGCCTTTACGGCGGGCGATATACTGCCGGTCCTGTTTATTGCCGGGCTCGTCGGCTTCGGTCTTTTGCACTTGGGTGAGGCGGGCGCACCCATTACGCAGGGTATTCGCGCGCTGGCTAAACTGCAGTTCGCCATCGTGGGTTTCCTGCTGCGCATCGCGCCGCTGGGTGCTTTTGGTGCCGTGGCCTATACGGTGGGGGCTTATGGCATCGGCTTCATCTCTTCGCTCGGAATGCTGGTTGCTACGTTCGCACTTGCCTGCGTGGGGCTGTCGGTGGCTTTGTTGGTTGTCGTTCGCGCGCGGACGGGCCTGTCGCCGCTCGGCCTGTTGCGTCATTTCCGCGACGAATTTCTCATCGTTGCGGGCACGTCATCCAGCGAGGTGGTGCTGCCCAGATTGATGACCAAGCTGGAAGGTCTGGGTGCCGAACCGGCTGTTGTTGGTCTGGTGGTGCCGCTGGGCTACACGCTCAACCTCGCGGGAACGGGCGTCTACCTGATCGTGGCGACGCTGTTTCTGGCTGAGGCTTTACACATCCCCCTACCGCCGGAACGGATCGCACTGTATCTCGCGGTGATGCTGGTCACGTCCAAGGCTTCGGCTGGCGTGATCGGCAGCGGATTTTCCGCGCTGTTGCTCACCTTGTCGCTGTTGCCCGATGTGCCGGTGGGGGCGGCCGCCATGCTCATCGCGGTTGATCGCCTGCTCTCCACCATGCGCGCCCTGACCAGCGGCATTGCCAACATCAGTGCGACCCTGCTGGTGGCTTGCTGGAACGGGGGGAAGCTCACGATGGCTGGGCCTGTTCCCAGGCTTTAG
- a CDS encoding substrate-binding domain-containing protein, whose protein sequence is MFRLIDSLAFAVGARRPKRVRRYAGLAMLALPLVAGCAGHQPPSPRAAQAPLHVLTSGGFTSALNVLAAQYTAASGDPIVIEHGPSMGTTVNAIPARLARGEDADVVILARSALDDLVAQGKVAPGTPVDLALSKIAVAVKEGAPAPDISSPEAVRKALLAARSVAWSDSASGVYIQTTMLDRLGVAKEVRAKGRMIPATPVGQIVAQGDAEIGFQQLSELLPVKGIRIVGLLPSSLQKVTAFSGGVVTASHHPAQARALLDFLSSAKAEKAIRASGMEPAPHKVKP, encoded by the coding sequence ATGTTTCGACTGATCGACAGTCTTGCTTTTGCCGTGGGCGCACGGCGCCCGAAGCGGGTGAGACGGTACGCAGGGCTGGCGATGCTGGCCTTGCCCTTGGTGGCAGGCTGTGCCGGGCATCAGCCACCCTCGCCCCGTGCCGCTCAGGCACCGCTGCATGTGCTGACCTCTGGCGGCTTCACCTCCGCCTTGAATGTGCTGGCCGCGCAGTACACTGCCGCCAGCGGCGACCCGATCGTCATCGAGCACGGGCCGTCGATGGGCACCACTGTCAATGCCATCCCGGCCCGGCTTGCCCGCGGCGAGGACGCCGATGTCGTCATTCTTGCCCGTTCCGCGCTCGACGATCTGGTGGCACAAGGCAAGGTCGCTCCCGGCACGCCGGTTGATCTCGCCCTGTCCAAGATCGCCGTCGCCGTGAAGGAAGGCGCGCCCGCGCCTGACATCTCCTCGCCCGAGGCTGTCCGCAAGGCCCTGCTGGCAGCCCGCTCGGTGGCATGGTCCGACAGTGCCAGCGGGGTCTATATCCAGACCACCATGCTCGACAGACTAGGCGTCGCGAAGGAAGTGCGGGCCAAGGGGCGCATGATCCCGGCCACACCCGTGGGCCAGATCGTGGCGCAGGGCGATGCCGAGATCGGCTTCCAGCAACTTTCCGAACTGCTGCCCGTCAAGGGTATCCGCATTGTCGGCCTTCTGCCGTCCTCGCTGCAGAAAGTGACGGCCTTCTCAGGCGGGGTGGTCACTGCCTCGCACCACCCCGCACAGGCCCGGGCGCTGCTCGATTTCCTCTCATCCGCCAAGGCTGAAAAGGCCATCCGCGCCAGCGGCATGGAACCGGCGCCGCACAAGGTGAAGCCATGA
- a CDS encoding MFS transporter: MTVSSPSVADKRQAMAPARQRSAFKSIFIVASGNFLEMFDFMVFGYYATYIAHAFFPTGSDFISLLLTLMTFGAGFLMRPVGALVLGAYVDHHGRRKGLLLTLGLMALGTLAIAITPGYAQIGLAAPIIIVVGRLVQGLSAGVEVGGVSVYLNEIAPPNRRGFFTAWQSASQQAAVVFAALIGLLISSYLPAAEMHAWGWRLPFIIGCLMIPFLFMIRRHVEETEVFLARKEHPSVGQILATIGSNWAVVLQGALMAVMTTVFFYMITAYTPTYGNKVLNLGPIDSLLVTACVGITNFILLPVSGALSDRIGRRPLLLGATALAVVVTYPLMRWLVAAPSFGGLLAAELTMAAIYAAYNGAFIVYLTEIIPPHVRTVGFSLAYSMATAIFGGFTPAISTALIGATGDKAIPGAWCAAAALLSLLALMIRGHAKAAPRTG; the protein is encoded by the coding sequence ATGACTGTTTCCTCCCCTTCCGTCGCAGATAAACGCCAGGCCATGGCGCCTGCGCGCCAGCGCTCGGCCTTCAAATCGATTTTCATTGTTGCGAGCGGCAACTTCCTCGAAATGTTCGATTTCATGGTCTTCGGCTACTACGCCACCTATATCGCCCACGCCTTCTTCCCGACAGGCAGCGATTTCATCTCACTGCTGCTGACATTGATGACCTTTGGCGCGGGCTTTCTGATGCGACCGGTGGGGGCGCTGGTGCTGGGCGCCTATGTCGATCACCATGGCCGCCGCAAGGGACTGTTGCTGACCCTTGGCCTGATGGCCTTGGGCACGCTGGCCATCGCCATCACGCCCGGTTACGCGCAGATCGGTCTTGCCGCACCCATCATCATCGTGGTCGGCCGGCTGGTCCAGGGCCTGTCGGCCGGTGTCGAGGTGGGCGGTGTGTCGGTCTATTTGAACGAAATTGCGCCGCCCAACCGCAGGGGCTTCTTCACGGCATGGCAATCGGCCAGCCAGCAGGCGGCGGTGGTGTTCGCCGCGCTGATTGGCCTGCTGATCTCATCCTATTTGCCCGCTGCCGAGATGCACGCCTGGGGCTGGCGCCTGCCCTTCATCATCGGCTGCTTGATGATCCCCTTCCTCTTCATGATCCGCCGCCATGTCGAGGAAACCGAGGTTTTCCTGGCCCGCAAGGAGCATCCATCGGTCGGCCAGATCCTGGCCACCATCGGCAGCAATTGGGCCGTGGTGCTGCAAGGCGCGCTGATGGCGGTGATGACCACCGTGTTCTTCTACATGATCACCGCCTACACGCCGACCTATGGCAACAAGGTGCTCAATCTGGGGCCGATCGACAGCCTGCTGGTCACCGCTTGCGTTGGCATCACCAATTTCATCCTGCTGCCGGTCAGCGGCGCCCTGTCTGACCGCATCGGGCGGCGGCCGCTCCTGCTGGGCGCAACCGCTCTGGCCGTGGTGGTGACCTATCCGCTCATGCGCTGGCTGGTGGCTGCCCCCAGCTTTGGCGGCTTGCTGGCGGCCGAACTGACAATGGCGGCAATCTATGCAGCCTACAATGGCGCCTTCATCGTCTACCTCACCGAGATCATTCCACCGCACGTTCGCACCGTAGGCTTCAGCCTGGCCTACAGCATGGCAACGGCCATTTTCGGCGGCTTCACGCCCGCGATCAGCACGGCGCTCATCGGCGCAACCGGCGACAAGGCCATCCCCGGGGCATGGTGCGCCGCAGCCGCGCTGCTCTCCTTGCTGGCACTGATGATCCGCGGCCACGCAAAGGCTGCGCCTCGCACCGGCTGA
- a CDS encoding TonB-dependent receptor: MTGSRVASGFKTPTPVAISTAEQLRAQAPTNLADGLNQLPVFNGSTKTSSPSTTNSRGGNSGQNLLNLRGLGAQRTLVLLDGRRMPATNSGGSVDINILPQSLISRVDVVTGGASAAYGSDAVAGVVNFVLDTKFKGFKAEALGGISNHGDLPSAGGSLAYGTSRLDDRLHLVVGGDYFYQRGLRADEKTGRAWFDDNAGLIANPATGSLPRSIIIPSIRSSAGTYGGLITSGPLKGTQFLPGGVSAPFNYGTNTGTAFQSGGDGARANIGLMPTQERYNAFARAEYDISDRTSVFVEGLYANSHTVQGAFVSQNTGSSAAYTIFRDNAYLPPDILARMVAANVQSFQLGRFEGELPLAQNESKIKVYHGSVGVRGALGGAWKYDASYTFGQTDQELRSNNLTIARNLYASADAVRDPATGRIVCRSTLAGLDPGCTPRNLFGPQQPNQAITDYVTGDNVLNLRLRQQVVSVNIRGDLGEHIRLAGPIAVAAGFEYRKETANQTTDALSPTRIDFTGIRGGPASLNGRQGPYRFFNPLPFSGAYDIREGYLEVAVPVLKDVRFARSLDLNGAVRYADYSTSGGVTTWKVGASWQIDQALRLRGTVSRDIRAPNLLELYNPATQLNGNVVYKGVQTAEVNFATGNPNLKPERALTTTFGGVFQPDFLPGFSASIDYYRIKLSDAITTLTEQRVVDECAEGNQVQCANITVLPSGSLSILRPNLNLASQTVAGIDFELGYKTGLAGGKLALRVVGNHATENNSQSPGSPVLQALGETTTPRWSGIAQATWTKGDFSLFVQERYIGPALLNAAWVEGVDVNINHTPAVFYTNLTATRDLHLGGGKQQVYLSVANLFDRDPPLSPPPVTTFTTAASSAYDPIGRYITMGVRVSF, encoded by the coding sequence GTGACGGGCAGCCGCGTAGCCAGCGGATTCAAGACCCCCACACCGGTAGCGATCAGCACGGCGGAGCAATTGCGTGCGCAGGCGCCCACCAACCTAGCCGACGGGCTCAACCAATTGCCCGTGTTCAACGGCAGCACCAAGACTTCGAGCCCCTCGACCACCAACAGCCGGGGCGGCAACAGTGGGCAGAACCTGCTGAATCTGCGCGGCCTTGGCGCCCAGCGCACGCTGGTGCTGCTGGATGGGCGCCGCATGCCCGCCACCAACAGCGGTGGTTCGGTCGACATCAACATCCTGCCCCAAAGCCTTATTAGCCGGGTGGATGTGGTGACCGGCGGCGCCTCGGCAGCCTATGGGTCGGATGCTGTGGCTGGTGTGGTCAACTTCGTGCTCGACACCAAGTTCAAAGGGTTCAAGGCCGAGGCGCTGGGCGGCATCTCCAACCATGGCGACTTGCCCTCGGCGGGGGGATCGCTGGCCTATGGCACCTCGCGCCTGGATGACCGCCTTCACCTCGTTGTAGGTGGGGATTATTTCTATCAGCGTGGCCTGCGGGCCGATGAAAAGACCGGTCGCGCCTGGTTCGATGACAATGCCGGCCTCATCGCCAATCCGGCGACCGGCAGCCTGCCGCGCAGCATCATCATCCCCTCGATCCGCAGTTCGGCGGGCACCTATGGCGGCCTCATCACATCGGGCCCGCTCAAGGGCACGCAATTCCTGCCTGGAGGCGTATCGGCGCCCTTCAACTATGGCACCAACACCGGCACGGCCTTTCAAAGCGGCGGCGATGGCGCGCGCGCCAACATCGGGCTGATGCCAACCCAAGAGCGTTATAACGCCTTTGCCCGCGCCGAATATGATATCTCGGACAGGACCTCGGTGTTTGTCGAAGGTCTCTATGCCAACAGCCATACCGTGCAGGGTGCCTTTGTCAGCCAGAACACCGGGTCCAGCGCGGCTTACACCATCTTTCGCGACAACGCCTATCTGCCGCCCGACATTCTGGCGCGCATGGTGGCTGCCAATGTCCAATCCTTCCAGCTTGGCCGCTTCGAAGGCGAACTGCCGCTCGCGCAGAATGAATCGAAGATCAAGGTTTACCATGGTTCGGTCGGTGTGCGCGGCGCACTGGGCGGCGCTTGGAAGTATGATGCCAGCTATACTTTCGGGCAAACCGATCAGGAGTTGCGCTCGAACAATCTGACCATCGCGCGCAACCTCTATGCCTCGGCCGACGCTGTGCGCGACCCGGCCACGGGCAGGATCGTCTGTCGCTCCACGCTGGCCGGGCTGGACCCGGGCTGCACGCCGCGCAACCTTTTCGGACCCCAGCAGCCCAATCAGGCAATCACCGATTATGTCACGGGCGACAATGTGCTGAACCTGCGCCTGCGCCAGCAGGTGGTGTCGGTCAACATCCGTGGCGATCTGGGCGAGCATATCCGTTTGGCGGGCCCAATCGCGGTGGCGGCAGGCTTTGAATATCGCAAGGAGACCGCCAACCAGACCACCGACGCTCTCTCGCCCACCAGGATCGATTTCACTGGCATCCGTGGCGGCCCGGCTTCGCTCAACGGCCGCCAGGGGCCCTATCGTTTCTTCAACCCGCTGCCTTTCTCGGGCGCTTACGACATCCGCGAGGGCTATCTCGAGGTCGCGGTACCGGTGCTCAAGGATGTGCGCTTTGCTCGCTCGCTCGATCTCAACGGCGCGGTGCGGTATGCCGATTACAGCACCTCGGGCGGAGTCACGACGTGGAAAGTGGGCGCAAGTTGGCAGATCGACCAGGCTTTGCGCCTGCGCGGCACGGTCTCGCGCGATATTCGCGCACCCAATCTGCTGGAACTCTACAATCCCGCCACCCAGCTCAACGGCAATGTCGTTTACAAGGGCGTGCAGACAGCGGAAGTCAATTTTGCCACCGGCAACCCAAACCTCAAGCCCGAGCGGGCCTTGACCACGACCTTTGGCGGCGTGTTCCAGCCCGATTTCCTGCCCGGCTTCTCGGCGTCGATCGACTATTACCGGATCAAGCTGAGCGATGCGATCACCACCCTGACCGAGCAGCGCGTGGTGGACGAATGCGCGGAGGGTAACCAGGTGCAATGCGCCAACATCACCGTGCTGCCATCGGGCTCGCTGAGTATCCTGCGGCCCAATTTGAACCTGGCCTCGCAAACCGTGGCAGGTATCGACTTTGAACTGGGATACAAGACGGGGCTTGCGGGCGGCAAGCTGGCCCTTCGTGTGGTGGGCAACCATGCAACGGAAAACAATTCCCAATCACCTGGTTCGCCCGTTCTGCAGGCATTGGGCGAAACCACCACGCCTCGTTGGAGCGGCATAGCCCAGGCTACCTGGACCAAAGGCGACTTCTCGCTCTTCGTGCAGGAGCGCTACATCGGCCCTGCCCTACTGAATGCGGCATGGGTTGAAGGGGTAGATGTGAACATCAACCACACGCCCGCCGTGTTTTACACCAATCTTACCGCAACCCGCGATCTGCATCTGGGCGGGGGCAAGCAGCAGGTTTATCTCTCGGTCGCCAATCTGTTCGACCGCGATCCGCCGCTTTCACCCCCGCCAGTCACCACCTTCACCACGGCCGCCAGCAGTGCCTATGACCCCATCGGCCGCTACATCACAATGGGTGTTCGGGTCAGCTTCTGA
- a CDS encoding MFS transporter, giving the protein MDLRDHEPRNFRLIALVIASALLMQQLDATVLAIAMPAMARDLHVPAPWLSMGLTSYLVALAIFIPASGFLADRWGSRRVYCGAIVVFLAGSVGCAQVHGLGMLIAARVVQGLGGALMMPVGRLILIRCTPREKLMAALSWLVVPALIGPILGPPLGGLIITWLDWRWIFYINLPVGILGLALALWLIPPTPGGAPETFDGKGFMLSGMALGCGVFGLELASRSWAVPIAWGLLGLAVVLGAVYVRHARRTQGAILDLSLLRIPTFGLSVIAGNLTRIAQGAQPFLLALMLQSGFHQSAATAGIVAMAGALGAVMMKPLAPLIIGRFGYRWGLSIAGLTASIGYASLVLWSAGWPISGMMAVLGTTGFFTSLSFTGYNTAAFLDVPASRMSAATSLYATVQQLCFSLGICIASGVLDLASKLAPADALGMAGYRAAFLTVAAISACGILFNVRFPKKT; this is encoded by the coding sequence ATGGACCTGCGCGACCACGAGCCACGCAATTTCCGCTTGATCGCGTTGGTGATTGCCTCGGCGCTGTTGATGCAACAGCTCGATGCCACAGTGCTAGCGATCGCCATGCCGGCGATGGCACGCGATCTCCACGTGCCTGCCCCGTGGCTCAGCATGGGTCTCACGTCCTATCTGGTGGCGCTCGCGATTTTTATCCCGGCCAGCGGCTTTCTGGCTGACCGCTGGGGAAGCCGAAGGGTCTATTGCGGCGCCATCGTCGTGTTTCTGGCAGGATCGGTGGGCTGTGCCCAGGTTCATGGGCTGGGCATGCTCATCGCTGCACGTGTGGTACAGGGTCTGGGCGGCGCGCTGATGATGCCGGTGGGGCGCCTTATTCTCATTCGTTGCACCCCCCGCGAGAAGTTGATGGCCGCGCTTTCGTGGCTGGTCGTGCCCGCGCTGATCGGGCCTATCCTGGGACCGCCGCTCGGCGGCCTCATCATCACCTGGCTCGACTGGCGGTGGATCTTCTACATCAACCTGCCGGTGGGCATACTGGGGTTGGCGTTAGCCTTGTGGTTGATACCACCCACGCCAGGCGGTGCGCCGGAAACCTTCGACGGCAAAGGCTTCATGCTTTCAGGCATGGCATTGGGTTGCGGGGTTTTTGGACTGGAACTGGCGAGCCGTTCCTGGGCTGTTCCCATAGCCTGGGGGCTGTTGGGGCTCGCGGTCGTATTGGGCGCTGTCTATGTTCGCCATGCGCGCCGGACGCAAGGCGCCATTCTTGATCTGTCGTTGCTGCGCATTCCCACCTTCGGCCTGTCGGTGATCGCCGGCAATCTGACGCGGATCGCGCAAGGGGCTCAGCCCTTCCTGCTGGCGTTGATGCTGCAAAGCGGGTTCCACCAATCGGCCGCTACCGCTGGCATCGTCGCTATGGCGGGGGCACTGGGCGCAGTGATGATGAAGCCCTTGGCCCCCCTGATCATTGGTCGCTTTGGCTATCGTTGGGGACTGAGCATAGCAGGCCTTACCGCCAGTATCGGCTATGCCTCTCTTGTTCTGTGGAGCGCGGGCTGGCCCATAAGCGGGATGATGGCCGTTCTGGGGACTACCGGCTTTTTCACCTCGCTTTCATTTACGGGCTACAACACGGCGGCCTTCTTGGACGTTCCCGCAAGCAGGATGAGCGCAGCCACAAGCCTTTATGCCACTGTGCAACAATTGTGCTTCTCACTGGGCATCTGTATCGCGAGCGGTGTGCTCGATCTGGCAAGCAAACTTGCTCCGGCAGATGCACTGGGCATGGCTGGTTATCGCGCCGCTTTCCTCACCGTAGCCGCGATATCGGCTTGCGGGATCCTGTTCAATGTGAGGTTCCCCAAAAAGACTTGA